In Bacillus sp. NP247, one DNA window encodes the following:
- a CDS encoding NAD(P)-dependent oxidoreductase gives MKRVLIIGALTFVGYHLVNKMIAEEVEVYGLDFDEFDSMTKINEEKLLLIGRNALFTYYSIRDEDGWRSVEEESFDTVYFCLYEPNQQSGFRNERVILQYLKRIVRMCENNNVKLNLISSIEIGSTEESENKRLFSKVEEGLKKGELQYSAYRVPTLYGPWQPSFMMYHQLILSELDEKECRCINGEKGSDLLYVEDVCEYLWENGLNVKHLGIYNLLSGKEELWEKGMTLLHADDKVNKKNVEVRDEAVEVISIQKNTPVEFGLNKQLAHMKKYKELYEG, from the coding sequence ATGAAACGCGTGCTGATTATAGGTGCACTTACGTTTGTAGGTTATCACCTTGTGAATAAAATGATTGCAGAAGAAGTAGAAGTATATGGTCTGGATTTTGATGAATTTGATAGTATGACAAAAATTAATGAAGAGAAATTATTGTTGATTGGGCGAAATGCGTTATTTACGTACTATTCTATAAGGGATGAAGACGGATGGCGATCGGTAGAGGAAGAGAGTTTCGATACAGTTTATTTTTGCTTGTATGAGCCAAATCAGCAAAGTGGATTTCGGAATGAAAGGGTCATATTACAATATTTAAAACGAATCGTAAGGATGTGTGAAAACAATAACGTAAAGTTAAATCTAATTTCTTCTATTGAAATAGGAAGCACGGAAGAATCCGAAAACAAACGTCTATTTTCGAAAGTGGAAGAAGGGTTGAAAAAAGGAGAATTACAATATAGTGCATATCGAGTTCCTACATTATACGGGCCGTGGCAACCATCGTTTATGATGTACCATCAACTTATTTTATCAGAACTTGATGAAAAAGAGTGCCGTTGTATAAATGGAGAAAAAGGAAGCGATTTACTTTACGTTGAAGATGTCTGTGAATATTTATGGGAAAATGGACTGAATGTAAAACACCTCGGTATATATAATTTACTTAGTGGAAAAGAAGAGTTATGGGAAAAAGGTATGACCTTGCTGCATGCAGATGATAAAGTAAATAAAAAAAATGTGGAAGTAAGAGATGAAGCTGTAGAGGTTATTTCTATTCAAAAAAATACACCAGTAGAATTCGGTTTAAATAAACAATTGGCACATATGAAAAAATATAAAGAGTTATACGAAGGGTAG
- a CDS encoding ComZ family protein, whose product MNEKSMQFLQIAMKHLPEAKAILDSNGIALDMEKAQPVLELLMKVMDEAYELGKADKE is encoded by the coding sequence ATGAATGAAAAAAGTATGCAATTTTTACAAATTGCAATGAAACATTTACCAGAAGCTAAGGCAATTTTAGATTCTAATGGAATTGCACTTGATATGGAGAAAGCGCAGCCAGTGTTAGAGCTATTGATGAAAGTAATGGATGAAGCATATGAGCTTGGGAAAGCTGATAAAGAATAA
- the fabH gene encoding beta-ketoacyl-ACP synthase III gives MNVGILGIGRYVPEKVVTNHDLEKIVDTSDEWIRTRTGIAERRIADDTIDTSYMAVEASKKALEDAGISGEDIDLILVATVTPDRAFPAVACVIQEAIGAKNAAAMDLSAACAGFMYGMITAQQFIQTGTYKNVLVVGSDKLSKIVDWNDRNTAVLFGDGAGAIVMGAVSEGKGVLSFELGADGSGGKHLYQDEYVMMNGREVFKFAVRQLGDSCLRVLEKAGLTKEDVDFLVPHQANIRIMESARERLNLPKEKMSMTIEKFGNTSASSIPIAMVEELQNGRIQDGDLIILVGFGGGLTWGAVALRWGK, from the coding sequence GTGAACGTGGGCATTTTAGGGATCGGAAGATATGTGCCAGAAAAAGTAGTCACAAATCACGATTTAGAGAAAATCGTAGATACATCTGATGAATGGATTCGTACGAGAACGGGAATTGCAGAAAGACGCATTGCCGATGATACAATAGATACTTCATATATGGCGGTAGAGGCTTCTAAGAAAGCACTTGAAGATGCCGGGATTAGCGGAGAGGATATCGACCTTATTTTAGTGGCAACAGTAACGCCAGATCGCGCATTCCCAGCAGTAGCTTGTGTAATCCAAGAAGCAATTGGCGCAAAAAACGCAGCCGCAATGGATTTAAGCGCAGCTTGTGCTGGCTTTATGTACGGAATGATTACAGCGCAGCAATTTATTCAAACGGGAACTTATAAAAATGTATTAGTAGTTGGTAGTGACAAACTATCTAAAATTGTAGACTGGAACGATCGAAATACAGCAGTACTATTTGGGGACGGAGCAGGTGCTATCGTAATGGGAGCTGTTTCGGAAGGAAAAGGTGTACTTTCCTTTGAATTAGGAGCGGACGGAAGTGGCGGTAAGCATCTTTATCAAGACGAGTATGTTATGATGAACGGCAGAGAAGTCTTTAAATTTGCTGTTCGCCAACTTGGTGATTCCTGTCTTCGCGTGTTAGAAAAAGCAGGACTTACGAAAGAGGATGTGGACTTCTTAGTACCGCATCAAGCGAATATTCGTATTATGGAATCTGCAAGAGAAAGATTAAATTTACCGAAAGAAAAAATGAGTATGACAATTGAAAAGTTCGGTAATACATCGGCTTCTTCAATTCCAATTGCAATGGTAGAGGAATTGCAAAATGGACGTATTCAAGATGGTGATTTAATTATACTAGTCGGTTTTGGCGGCGGGTTAACCTGGGGAGCAGTAGCTCTTCGTTGGGGTAAATAA
- the fabF gene encoding beta-ketoacyl-ACP synthase II, with protein sequence MEKKRVVITGLGAVTPIGTDVETAWENIKNGVSGIGRLTRIDSEQIPAKVAAEINDFEVEKYIDKKEARRMDRFTQYAVAAAKMAVADAKLEITEENAPRIGVWVGSGIGGMETYEEQFKIFTEKGPRRVSPFFVPMMIPDMAAGQVSIATGAKGINTCSVTACASGANSIGDAFKVIQRGDADAMITGGAEAPLTSMAFAGFSSAKALTFNEDPATACRPFDKNRSGFVMGEGSGILILEELEHALARGAHIYAEIAGYGATGDAFHITMPAPGGEGGVRAMRQALADAGLQPEDIDYINAHGTSTDANEKYETMAIKETFGEHAYKVAISSTKSMTGHLLGAAGAVEAIFSIKSITDGVIPPTINYETPDPECDLDYVPNTARHQEVRAVLSNSLGFGGHNAVLVFKAYK encoded by the coding sequence ATGGAAAAAAAGAGGGTCGTAATTACAGGGCTAGGAGCTGTTACACCGATCGGAACAGATGTTGAAACAGCTTGGGAAAACATTAAAAATGGTGTATCCGGAATCGGACGACTTACAAGAATAGATTCAGAACAAATTCCTGCAAAAGTAGCAGCAGAAATTAACGACTTTGAAGTCGAAAAATATATAGATAAAAAAGAAGCGCGCCGTATGGACCGCTTTACGCAATATGCAGTAGCAGCAGCGAAAATGGCAGTTGCAGATGCGAAGCTTGAAATTACAGAAGAAAATGCACCACGCATTGGTGTATGGGTTGGTTCTGGTATTGGTGGTATGGAAACATACGAAGAACAATTTAAGATTTTTACTGAAAAAGGTCCGCGCCGCGTGAGCCCATTCTTCGTACCAATGATGATTCCAGATATGGCAGCAGGTCAAGTTTCAATCGCTACAGGAGCGAAAGGAATTAATACTTGCTCTGTAACGGCTTGTGCATCTGGAGCAAACTCAATTGGTGATGCGTTTAAAGTAATCCAGCGTGGTGATGCTGATGCGATGATAACAGGCGGAGCAGAAGCGCCATTAACAAGTATGGCATTCGCTGGGTTTAGTTCAGCGAAAGCATTAACATTCAATGAAGATCCAGCAACGGCTTGCCGCCCATTTGATAAAAACCGTAGTGGTTTCGTAATGGGGGAAGGATCAGGAATTCTTATTCTTGAAGAATTAGAGCACGCATTAGCACGTGGTGCTCACATTTATGCGGAAATTGCTGGTTATGGTGCAACTGGTGATGCGTTCCATATTACAATGCCTGCTCCTGGCGGTGAAGGCGGAGTTCGTGCGATGCGTCAAGCTTTAGCTGATGCAGGTCTTCAGCCAGAAGATATTGATTACATTAATGCACATGGTACAAGTACAGATGCAAATGAAAAGTATGAAACGATGGCAATTAAAGAAACTTTCGGTGAGCATGCATATAAAGTAGCGATTAGCTCAACGAAATCAATGACAGGTCATTTATTAGGAGCAGCTGGTGCTGTTGAAGCGATCTTCTCTATTAAATCAATTACAGACGGAGTAATTCCTCCGACGATTAACTATGAAACACCAGATCCAGAATGTGATTTAGATTACGTACCAAATACAGCGAGACATCAAGAAGTCCGAGCTGTATTAAGTAATTCATTAGGATTCGGTGGTCATAACGCAGTATTAGTATTTAAAGCATATAAGTAA
- a CDS encoding DUF2268 domain-containing protein encodes MGVVETAEWLHLYYGRPEKLCEKFTKYIPLPKERLYRFLISKGMYRPVMRGEREIKELEKKEIWKELSMEYEKLKNWLKGPDVPIFILLSDSYNRTVQDEYNGKAGLSMRHVIFLFVCGRNSVEELKALLTHEYHHICRLHQIETKETEYTLLDTMIMEGLAEQAVYERYTEKRCAPWTTYISKEDAIYYWRNSIQERIDVKRGTREHDVLLNGLHSYPKMLGYALGFHIVKDCVAFEGENTLSLLSIDAKEILNKANTFHVS; translated from the coding sequence GTGGGGGTTGTTGAAACGGCAGAATGGTTACATCTGTATTATGGACGTCCAGAGAAGCTTTGTGAGAAATTTACAAAGTATATTCCATTGCCAAAAGAGAGGCTGTATCGTTTTTTAATCTCTAAAGGTATGTATCGCCCAGTAATGCGGGGAGAGCGGGAAATTAAAGAATTGGAGAAAAAAGAAATTTGGAAAGAACTTAGCATGGAGTATGAAAAATTGAAAAATTGGCTTAAAGGTCCAGATGTCCCTATCTTTATTTTATTATCAGATTCATATAATCGAACCGTACAAGATGAATATAACGGGAAGGCTGGTTTATCTATGCGTCACGTTATTTTCTTATTCGTATGTGGACGTAATTCAGTAGAGGAACTAAAAGCGTTATTAACGCATGAATACCACCATATATGTAGATTACATCAAATTGAGACGAAAGAAACAGAGTATACATTACTTGATACGATGATTATGGAAGGATTAGCTGAGCAAGCTGTGTATGAAAGGTATACAGAAAAAAGGTGTGCACCGTGGACTACTTACATCTCAAAAGAAGATGCTATTTATTATTGGAGAAATTCAATACAAGAACGAATAGACGTAAAGAGAGGTACGAGGGAGCATGATGTTTTATTAAATGGACTGCACTCGTATCCGAAAATGCTTGGCTATGCACTTGGATTCCATATTGTAAAAGATTGTGTAGCTTTTGAAGGGGAAAATACACTGTCTTTATTATCTATAGATGCGAAGGAAATATTGAATAAAGCAAATACGTTTCATGTTTCATAA
- a CDS encoding YjbA family protein, producing the protein MLYLHDVWVNWFEGEENGYNVCHFYEWRKDDTIELLDQVPLLKVDSTLYHYIENELLELPQKLLEDVHHKAYIRKNHERLQQEYCFVVTDGKGIIAIDSIGYNVPIRKSRLIPRQEQMVYEMVENVQAEKYEFQVEEIEKEHHILSPSPFIMNGLTRKERQLKQLLFMALDQLHTTKNPAEIRYWFTEWDPSAYGMVQHMEFEDVWVRLYDEAKTGWSEKHEQLCERLVKGQPFFEKLWEMENEQKVN; encoded by the coding sequence ATGTTATATCTACATGATGTATGGGTAAATTGGTTTGAAGGTGAAGAGAATGGGTATAACGTTTGTCATTTTTACGAATGGCGGAAAGATGATACGATTGAGCTATTAGATCAAGTGCCATTATTAAAAGTAGATTCCACATTATATCATTACATCGAGAACGAATTATTAGAGCTTCCGCAAAAATTATTGGAAGACGTACATCATAAGGCTTATATTCGTAAAAATCACGAACGTTTGCAACAAGAATATTGTTTTGTAGTTACAGATGGAAAAGGAATTATTGCAATTGATTCAATTGGCTATAATGTGCCAATTAGAAAAAGTAGGCTTATACCTCGTCAAGAACAGATGGTATATGAGATGGTAGAAAATGTGCAAGCAGAAAAGTATGAGTTCCAAGTGGAAGAGATTGAAAAAGAACATCATATTTTATCGCCGTCACCTTTCATTATGAACGGCCTAACTCGTAAAGAAAGACAGTTAAAACAATTATTATTTATGGCGTTAGATCAATTACATACAACGAAAAATCCAGCTGAAATTCGCTATTGGTTCACAGAGTGGGATCCATCAGCGTACGGAATGGTACAACATATGGAGTTTGAAGATGTTTGGGTTAGACTTTATGATGAAGCGAAAACTGGATGGTCTGAGAAGCACGAGCAATTATGTGAGCGCCTTGTAAAAGGACAGCCGTTTTTTGAAAAGTTATGGGAAATGGAAAACGAGCAGAAGGTAAATTAA
- the trpS gene encoding tryptophan--tRNA ligase, with protein sequence MSVIFSGIQPSGTITLGNYLGAMKQFTELQNEHDCYFCIVNQHAITVHQDPAGLRKNIRSLAALYIACGIDPEKATLFVQSEVPAHAQLGWIMQSVAYVGELERMTQYKDKASGRDSVPAGLLTYPPLMAADILLYNTEIVPVGDDQKQHIELTRDLAERFNKRYREIFTMPEIRIPKVGARVMSLTEPTRKMSKSDPNPKSMISMLDEPKTIEKKIKSAVTDSEGIVKFDKENKPGISNLLTIYSSFSGKTVEEIEAMYEGKGYGDFKGDLAQVVVEAIRPIQDKYNELINSPELDEILDKGAEKANRVAFKQLRKVENAMGLSRKRR encoded by the coding sequence ATGTCAGTTATCTTTTCTGGTATTCAGCCAAGCGGAACAATTACACTTGGAAACTATTTAGGAGCTATGAAGCAATTTACAGAGCTTCAAAACGAACACGACTGTTATTTCTGTATTGTAAACCAACATGCGATTACAGTACATCAAGACCCTGCAGGGCTTCGCAAAAACATCCGCAGCCTTGCTGCGCTATACATTGCATGCGGCATCGATCCTGAAAAGGCTACTTTATTTGTACAATCAGAAGTACCGGCACACGCTCAATTAGGATGGATTATGCAATCCGTTGCTTACGTTGGAGAATTAGAACGTATGACACAATATAAAGACAAAGCTTCAGGAAGAGATTCAGTTCCAGCTGGATTACTTACATATCCACCATTAATGGCTGCTGATATTTTACTTTACAACACAGAAATCGTACCAGTTGGCGACGACCAAAAACAACATATTGAACTAACACGCGACCTAGCAGAGCGTTTCAACAAACGTTACCGCGAAATCTTCACAATGCCTGAAATTCGCATTCCAAAAGTAGGAGCTCGCGTTATGTCATTAACGGAACCTACGAGAAAAATGAGCAAATCTGATCCGAATCCAAAATCAATGATCAGTATGCTTGATGAGCCAAAAACAATCGAAAAGAAAATTAAAAGTGCCGTAACCGACTCTGAAGGTATCGTGAAATTTGATAAAGAAAACAAACCTGGAATTTCTAACTTATTAACAATCTACTCTTCATTCTCAGGAAAAACAGTAGAAGAAATAGAAGCAATGTACGAAGGAAAAGGATACGGCGACTTCAAAGGTGACCTAGCACAAGTAGTTGTAGAAGCAATTCGTCCAATCCAAGACAAATATAACGAACTAATCAACTCACCAGAACTAGACGAAATTCTAGACAAAGGTGCAGAAAAAGCAAACCGCGTTGCATTCAAACAACTACGCAAAGTAGAAAACGCAATGGGACTAAGCAGAAAACGTAGGTAA
- a CDS encoding DUF3899 domain-containing protein, whose product MNKVFFHTCILFFVAIIAASVGAFLVSSHFLLNFVNISFYIALFFILIGGFLYIFQNGFFNVTIYAFQRVFGTNKKIDSLIEEAEEPINKKERIYKTYSFKWTYPICITGIVLGLFSTLISFTILM is encoded by the coding sequence TTGAATAAAGTTTTTTTTCATACTTGTATACTATTTTTTGTAGCGATAATCGCTGCTAGTGTTGGTGCATTCCTCGTTTCATCTCATTTTTTGTTGAATTTTGTCAACATCTCATTTTATATCGCATTGTTTTTTATTCTTATAGGTGGTTTTTTATACATCTTTCAAAATGGATTTTTTAACGTAACAATTTACGCATTCCAAAGAGTATTTGGTACGAACAAAAAGATTGACTCTTTAATTGAAGAAGCTGAGGAACCTATCAATAAGAAAGAACGTATTTATAAAACATATTCATTCAAATGGACGTATCCGATTTGTATTACTGGTATCGTACTTGGGTTGTTCTCGACCCTCATTAGCTTTACTATTTTGATGTAG
- a CDS encoding peptide ABC transporter substrate-binding protein, whose product MKKKIPLLLASTLTVSVLGACSYQKDDNKASAKGSSTSNKQVLNLTETAEIPTMDTTLSTDAASSNIMNNTMEGLYRLGKDDKLVPGVAKSYEKSEDGKKYVFKLREDAKWSNGEPVTAKDFVYSWRRAVDSNTGAKFAYILFDVKNAEKINKKELPVEELGVKAIDDHTLEVELDNPVPYFVSLTVYPTFYPLNEKFVKEQGTKFGLESNTTLYNGPFVLNEWKHEQSFHLKKNPTYWENKEVKLEEINFNIVKDRSTAINLYETKAIDRVVLTSEFVDKYKSDADFKTIKRPSTQFIRLNEKNKFLANKNIRKAIAMSFERENIGKVILNDGSEGMYGFVPKGLAKGPNGKDFREENGKLIKEDVKEAQKYWEAGKKELGVDKVELELLNFDTDDAKKIGEYLKGQFEKNLPGLTVSTKMQPFAQKLKLEASGDYAMSYAGWSPDYMDPMSFLEMYTTGNSQNKVNYANPAYDELIKKAKTEVDVQARWDALLKAEQQLLEDAAIAPVYQPGKAYLQRSSITGLLEHKYGGEFSYKWVELKN is encoded by the coding sequence ATGAAGAAAAAGATACCGCTATTGCTTGCATCGACGTTGACAGTAAGTGTGCTAGGAGCCTGTAGTTATCAAAAAGATGATAATAAGGCAAGCGCGAAAGGATCCAGTACTTCAAATAAGCAAGTATTGAATCTAACAGAAACTGCTGAAATACCAACAATGGATACGACGCTATCAACGGATGCAGCATCTTCTAACATCATGAATAACACAATGGAAGGATTGTATCGTCTGGGGAAAGACGATAAACTCGTTCCAGGAGTCGCTAAATCTTATGAGAAATCAGAAGATGGTAAAAAGTATGTATTTAAATTACGTGAAGATGCGAAATGGTCGAATGGTGAACCTGTAACAGCGAAAGACTTCGTTTATTCTTGGAGAAGAGCTGTTGATTCAAATACGGGTGCCAAATTTGCTTACATACTATTTGATGTGAAAAATGCAGAGAAAATTAATAAAAAAGAATTACCAGTTGAGGAACTTGGTGTAAAAGCAATTGATGATCACACACTTGAAGTGGAATTAGATAATCCTGTTCCTTATTTTGTAAGTCTAACAGTCTATCCAACATTTTATCCTTTGAATGAGAAATTTGTAAAAGAACAAGGAACAAAATTTGGATTAGAATCCAATACGACACTTTATAATGGCCCATTCGTTTTAAATGAATGGAAACATGAACAAAGTTTCCACCTTAAGAAAAATCCAACGTATTGGGAAAATAAAGAAGTGAAGCTTGAGGAGATAAACTTCAATATTGTTAAGGATCGTTCAACTGCTATAAACTTATATGAAACGAAAGCGATTGATCGTGTAGTATTAACATCAGAATTTGTAGATAAATACAAATCAGATGCTGATTTTAAAACAATTAAGAGACCATCTACACAATTCATTCGTTTAAATGAAAAAAATAAATTTTTAGCAAATAAAAATATCCGAAAAGCAATTGCGATGTCCTTTGAACGTGAAAATATCGGGAAAGTTATCTTAAACGATGGTTCAGAAGGAATGTATGGTTTTGTTCCGAAAGGTTTGGCAAAAGGACCTAACGGAAAAGACTTCCGTGAAGAAAACGGAAAGCTTATAAAAGAGGATGTTAAAGAAGCACAAAAATATTGGGAAGCTGGTAAAAAAGAACTTGGTGTAGACAAAGTAGAGTTAGAGTTATTAAACTTTGATACTGATGATGCCAAAAAAATCGGAGAGTATTTAAAGGGACAATTCGAAAAGAACTTACCAGGTTTAACAGTTTCAACAAAAATGCAGCCATTTGCACAAAAGTTAAAACTTGAAGCAAGTGGAGATTATGCGATGTCATATGCGGGATGGAGTCCAGATTATATGGATCCAATGTCATTCCTTGAAATGTATACAACAGGTAATTCACAAAATAAAGTGAATTACGCAAACCCAGCTTATGATGAACTAATTAAGAAAGCCAAAACAGAAGTAGATGTACAAGCTCGTTGGGATGCTCTATTAAAAGCAGAACAACAACTGCTTGAAGATGCAGCGATTGCTCCAGTATATCAACCTGGAAAGGCATATTTACAACGTAGTTCAATTACAGGCCTATTAGAACATAAATACGGCGGAGAATTTAGCTATAAGTGGGTTGAACTCAAAAACTAA
- the opp3b gene encoding oligopeptide ABC transporter permease codes for MGRYVLKRFVYMALTLFLITTLTFFLMKLLPGSPLKNQEKLSPAQKEIILEKYGLNDPVPVQYARYLGNLAKGDLGVSFQYDNRPVTDMIVDRIGPSAQLGLQAIILGTFIGLILGIVAALRNNTWVDYGATIISVLGMSVPSFVFAALLQYFVGVKLGWFPVAFWKGPEFTVMPTIALSMAVIATIARFARAELIEVMQADYILTAKAKGISQGVIIIKHALRNALIPVVTILGPMVAGLITGTLVIEQIYAVPGLGEQFVKSITVNDYTVIMGTTIFYSAIFILVIFIVDILYGIIDPRIRLAGGKK; via the coding sequence ATGGGACGTTATGTATTAAAACGTTTCGTGTACATGGCTTTGACATTATTTTTAATTACTACACTGACTTTCTTTTTGATGAAATTACTACCGGGTTCTCCGCTTAAAAACCAGGAGAAGCTATCACCGGCACAAAAAGAAATCATTCTTGAAAAATATGGATTAAATGATCCAGTACCAGTTCAATATGCACGTTACTTAGGTAACTTAGCAAAAGGTGATTTAGGGGTATCATTCCAATATGATAACCGCCCAGTAACAGATATGATTGTGGATCGTATTGGACCATCAGCACAACTTGGTTTACAAGCGATTATATTAGGAACATTTATCGGTTTAATTTTAGGAATCGTTGCGGCACTTCGTAACAATACGTGGGTCGATTATGGGGCGACAATTATTTCCGTACTCGGGATGTCGGTACCATCATTCGTATTCGCCGCATTACTACAATATTTCGTAGGGGTAAAACTTGGTTGGTTCCCAGTAGCATTCTGGAAAGGACCGGAGTTTACAGTAATGCCTACAATTGCCTTATCGATGGCAGTTATCGCAACAATCGCACGTTTCGCTCGTGCAGAGTTAATTGAGGTTATGCAAGCTGACTACATTTTAACAGCGAAAGCGAAAGGAATTAGCCAAGGCGTTATCATTATCAAGCACGCACTGCGTAACGCATTAATTCCAGTTGTAACAATTTTAGGACCAATGGTTGCAGGATTAATTACAGGGACACTAGTTATTGAGCAAATTTACGCTGTACCTGGACTTGGGGAACAATTCGTTAAATCGATTACAGTGAATGACTATACAGTTATTATGGGAACTACAATTTTCTATAGTGCGATCTTCATCTTAGTTATTTTCATTGTCGATATTTTATACGGAATTATTGATCCTCGTATTCGTTTAGCGGGAGGGAAAAAATGA
- the opp3C gene encoding oligopeptide ABC transporter permease has protein sequence MMKDVQKLSPDLFQPANQSNVDNEVIARPSLTFWQDVRRRLFQHKGAMFGFVLLMLIVLLAIIGPMVSKHSYKEQDLGRAKMPPKIPVIENVHWLPFDGTDQYGVDQYEKRDIKEYFWFGTDDLGRDLWTRTWEGTRVSLYIALLAAAIDLVIGVAYGGISAFYGGKVDNIMQRIMEIINGIPYLIIVILMVIIMGSGIWSITLAMAITGWIGMSRIVRGQILKLKNQEYVLASRTLGATNTQLIVKHLIPNVMGPIIVMTMFTIPTAVFGEAFLSFIGLGIQPPFASLGSLVNDGYKSIQTYPHMMFIPAVVISMLILAFNLIADGLRDALDPKMRK, from the coding sequence ATGATGAAAGATGTACAAAAATTATCTCCAGATTTATTTCAACCAGCCAATCAAAGTAATGTTGATAATGAAGTCATTGCCCGTCCAAGCTTAACGTTTTGGCAAGATGTAAGAAGACGTTTGTTCCAACATAAAGGTGCAATGTTTGGTTTCGTATTATTAATGCTTATTGTACTACTAGCAATTATAGGACCGATGGTAAGTAAGCATTCTTATAAAGAGCAGGATTTAGGTCGTGCGAAAATGCCACCGAAAATTCCAGTGATTGAAAATGTTCATTGGCTACCATTTGACGGTACAGATCAATATGGTGTTGACCAATATGAAAAACGTGATATTAAAGAGTACTTCTGGTTTGGTACAGATGATCTTGGCCGTGATTTATGGACAAGAACATGGGAAGGTACACGAGTATCATTATATATCGCTCTTTTAGCAGCAGCGATTGACTTAGTAATTGGGGTTGCATACGGAGGTATTTCAGCCTTCTATGGCGGCAAAGTAGATAATATTATGCAACGTATTATGGAGATTATTAACGGTATTCCATACTTAATCATCGTTATTTTAATGGTAATCATTATGGGATCAGGTATTTGGTCGATTACACTTGCGATGGCAATTACAGGTTGGATAGGGATGTCGCGTATCGTTCGTGGACAGATCCTAAAATTAAAAAACCAAGAATATGTATTAGCATCTCGTACATTAGGGGCAACGAATACACAGTTAATTGTGAAGCACTTAATTCCGAACGTAATGGGACCAATTATCGTAATGACAATGTTTACAATTCCAACAGCGGTATTTGGTGAAGCATTCTTAAGCTTCATCGGACTAGGCATTCAGCCACCATTCGCATCACTTGGTTCCCTTGTAAACGATGGTTATAAATCAATTCAAACGTATCCACATATGATGTTCATCCCAGCTGTTGTCATCAGTATGTTAATCTTAGCATTCAACTTAATAGCAGACGGATTACGCGACGCGTTAGATCCAAAAATGCGTAAGTAA